Proteins found in one Sulfurimonas sp. genomic segment:
- a CDS encoding nickel-dependent hydrogenase large subunit produces MSKKTVNIPLGSQHISLLEPIRFKFTCENEKIIGIDSDVGFVHRGVEKACASKFKFDAIGYVVARICGLCAITHSLSYTMAVESMLEGEVSKRAQYLRVLMVELDRLHSHMLCLSHVSENAGFEAMFMRIMGDREPVMDLQEALSGNRVQFDYVSIGGVNRDIESDVAVKVKETLKELRLKVEDYISEFENNWSLSLRYKGIGALSQEDAYRFNTIGPLARATGIKTDVRAESSMLPYGDIGFEMVTKDGGDIYARNMVRLYEMLNSISMCENIIDAMPEGEIFTKLKGKPSGEIVTRLEAPRGELMYYVKGSGKPILDRVRIKTPTFSSIPAFMHIFEGQEYADAPAILASFDPCMSCTAK; encoded by the coding sequence ATGAGTAAAAAAACTGTAAATATCCCTCTTGGTTCACAACATATTTCACTGCTAGAACCTATCCGTTTTAAGTTTACGTGTGAGAATGAAAAGATAATAGGTATTGACAGCGATGTAGGCTTTGTACATCGCGGGGTTGAAAAGGCGTGTGCAAGTAAGTTTAAATTTGATGCAATCGGCTATGTAGTAGCCAGAATATGCGGGCTTTGTGCAATAACACATTCACTCTCTTATACTATGGCTGTTGAGTCAATGTTAGAAGGTGAAGTTAGTAAAAGGGCACAATATTTAAGAGTGCTTATGGTTGAGCTTGATCGTTTACATTCACATATGTTGTGTCTATCTCATGTTAGTGAAAATGCAGGTTTTGAAGCAATGTTTATGCGTATAATGGGTGATCGTGAGCCAGTAATGGATCTGCAAGAAGCCCTCAGTGGAAATCGTGTGCAGTTTGATTATGTAAGTATCGGAGGAGTTAATCGCGATATAGAGAGCGATGTTGCAGTTAAAGTCAAAGAGACTCTCAAAGAACTGCGTTTAAAAGTAGAGGATTATATATCTGAATTTGAAAACAACTGGAGTTTATCACTAAGATACAAAGGGATTGGTGCACTAAGCCAAGAAGATGCATATAGGTTTAATACTATCGGTCCACTAGCACGTGCAACTGGGATAAAAACAGATGTAAGGGCTGAGAGCTCAATGCTGCCTTATGGTGATATAGGTTTTGAGATGGTAACAAAAGATGGCGGTGACATATATGCTAGAAACATGGTGCGTTTATATGAGATGTTAAATTCAATAAGCATGTGTGAAAATATTATAGATGCTATGCCTGAGGGTGAAATATTTACAAAACTAAAAGGTAAGCCTAGCGGTGAGATCGTAACTCGTCTTGAAGCCCCTCGCGGAGAATTGATGTATTATGTTAAAGGCAGTGGTAAGCCGATACTCGATAGAGTTAGAATAAAAACACCGACATTTTCATCAATACCAGCTTTTATGCACATATTTGAAGGTCAGGAATATGCAGACGCTCCGGCAATTCTTGCTTCTTTTGATCCGTGTATGTCGTGTACGGCTAAATAA
- a CDS encoding NADH-quinone oxidoreductase subunit C, producing the protein MKKIEVTLKNVVNVIREFYKPEKHHFLTLNGLAIDEKTTEIQWIFSEYGKQDEIIVFYVDVTEDDVIPSIVEVIPSAIISQREIVDMFGLKVEDSERGLYLDEDSLQKPLSFGCAL; encoded by the coding sequence ATGAAGAAGATTGAAGTAACACTAAAAAATGTAGTCAATGTAATACGTGAGTTTTACAAGCCTGAGAAACATCACTTCTTAACATTAAACGGTCTTGCCATAGATGAAAAAACTACAGAGATTCAGTGGATCTTTTCAGAATATGGTAAACAAGACGAGATCATAGTGTTTTATGTGGATGTAACTGAAGATGATGTAATTCCATCAATAGTTGAGGTTATTCCTTCAGCCATTATATCTCAGCGTGAAATTGTAGATATGTTTGGTCTCAAAGTTGAAGATAGTGAGAGGGGATTATATCTTGATGAAGATTCTCTGCAAAAACCACTAAGTTTTGGATGTGCGTTATGA
- a CDS encoding NADH-quinone oxidoreductase subunit B family protein yields MFDLKKYRKKSPWILHYNAGSCNGCDIEILAALSPKYDLERFGVINTGNPKQSDIFLVTGPVTYRSRERLVELYTQMPSPKVVVAVGSCTCTGGVFREMYNVEDGIDRYIPVDVYIPGCAVTPELIIDGVVQALDILENKTKELEDAKKLYKKPTEKEGVLNLRDSALKVGEDEED; encoded by the coding sequence ATGTTTGATCTAAAAAAATACAGAAAAAAATCTCCTTGGATACTTCATTACAATGCAGGTAGCTGTAATGGATGTGATATCGAAATTCTTGCAGCACTATCACCAAAATACGACCTTGAGAGATTCGGGGTTATAAATACCGGAAATCCAAAACAATCAGATATATTTTTAGTAACCGGACCGGTTACTTATCGCTCGCGTGAGAGACTTGTAGAGCTCTACACTCAGATGCCCTCACCTAAAGTTGTTGTTGCAGTCGGATCTTGTACATGTACAGGTGGTGTTTTTCGTGAGATGTATAATGTAGAAGACGGCATAGACAGATATATACCGGTAGATGTTTACATACCAGGATGTGCTGTTACTCCAGAGCTGATCATAGACGGAGTTGTACAGGCTTTAGATATTTTAGAGAATAAAACTAAGGAGCTTGAAGATGCGAAAAAACTGTATAAAAAACCTACAGAAAAAGAGGGTGTATTAAACCTTAGAGATAGTGCATTAAAGGTTGGTGAAGATGAAGAAGATTGA
- a CDS encoding NADH-quinone oxidoreductase subunit H — protein sequence MIEYILIVLAPVFGGVLYGFERVVRARMQNRQGPPVLQPFYDMYKLIDKNSSIVHPMHIVLAILHFITLWAVVALMILGYNFLYVIFLHLLATIFIILAGFSVRSVYSHVGSNRELLAMLAYEPIFILIATGFYMINGSYDISLIRQEDTQILSMILLFAAFLLTVPLKLKKSPFDACEAHQEIVGGVEIEYSGIYFEFLYMAKWIEYVFVYMILLLFAGNNILLGVFLAIAVFLIVNLVDNSTSRVNIVQTIKIIMGIGLTLSCLNILGLSYV from the coding sequence ATGATCGAATATATTTTAATAGTTCTGGCTCCTGTATTTGGAGGAGTGCTTTACGGTTTTGAAAGAGTTGTACGCGCACGTATGCAAAACCGTCAAGGTCCACCTGTTCTGCAACCGTTTTACGACATGTATAAACTTATAGATAAAAATTCATCAATAGTGCATCCAATGCATATAGTGCTGGCAATACTTCACTTTATAACTTTGTGGGCTGTAGTGGCATTAATGATTTTAGGGTATAACTTTTTATATGTCATATTCTTACATCTTTTAGCTACTATATTTATAATTCTAGCAGGGTTTAGCGTTCGCTCAGTTTACTCACATGTAGGTTCTAACCGTGAACTTTTAGCTATGCTCGCATATGAGCCTATTTTTATACTCATAGCTACCGGGTTTTATATGATAAACGGCTCTTACGATATATCTTTAATTCGTCAAGAAGATACTCAGATATTATCTATGATACTTTTGTTTGCAGCATTCTTACTTACGGTGCCGCTTAAACTTAAAAAATCGCCTTTTGATGCTTGTGAAGCTCACCAAGAGATAGTGGGTGGTGTAGAGATAGAGTACAGTGGAATATATTTTGAATTTTTATATATGGCTAAATGGATTGAGTATGTTTTTGTATATATGATCCTTTTACTTTTTGCAGGAAACAATATACTCTTAGGTGTTTTCTTGGCTATTGCTGTTTTTTTAATTGTAAACTTAGTTGATAATTCAACTTCAAGGGTAAATATTGTACAAACTATAAAGATAATAATGGGTATTGGATTAACACTTTCGTGTTTAAATATTCTAGGACTTAGTTATGTTTGA
- a CDS encoding proton-conducting transporter membrane subunit, translating into MELLIFLPLLLALIVPVSGIKIRNLIVISFVVLLSLFSISTFLDDRLYSLTLSHDIHTFLCVADIVLLVYFLAQGIKYRSKLVYALAFVQLILYLGIIYLAPSMHGIDLLSDELSRVMYLVINVVGGAIIIYALEYIEAENFSRLKKNSFIALLLFFLGVMNAIVSTNNIEIFFLLFELTTLCSYLLIRYRGDDIAVKNSLKALWMNQVGGVAILLALVFSISTYNTVYFSELLKVVDDSFLIPIIFLVIAAYVKGAAFPFQNWLLGAMVAPTPVSAILHSATMVKIAPFIVLKLSTAFSPSLSVMVSIFASFVFVGASIMALNRDFFKEILGLSTIALLSLMMALASLPSEEARYTAILLLVFHAISKALLFLQAGILEKVYHLKYISDIDNLVDHAPRTVFFIIIGFASLTLPPFGAFIGKFLGIEAITQAISQNPLYIFTLLGLIVGSVFLVILYFKIITKLLTKEPFKNILKEKLAFKYKLGSNILFISLFIGIFLVSALNVVEVLIPVILIFISPFLLKYFSFKSAPRVKEYNCGEKGDFEVGVYNYALSSNVIQKMMYISIFMIVLHLAIGGGILK; encoded by the coding sequence ATGGAACTTTTAATTTTTCTACCTTTATTGCTGGCACTTATAGTCCCGGTATCGGGAATTAAAATTAGAAACCTGATTGTCATATCTTTTGTTGTTCTTTTATCTTTGTTTTCTATATCCACTTTTTTAGACGATCGTCTGTATTCTCTGACTTTATCACATGATATACATACTTTTTTATGTGTTGCAGATATTGTTTTACTAGTATATTTTTTAGCTCAGGGTATTAAATATAGAAGTAAATTAGTATATGCATTGGCTTTTGTTCAACTTATTTTATATCTTGGTATTATATACTTGGCACCTTCTATGCATGGTATAGATCTGTTAAGTGATGAACTCTCACGTGTTATGTACCTTGTTATAAATGTAGTCGGCGGAGCTATTATAATATACGCTCTTGAATATATTGAAGCGGAAAATTTTTCACGTTTGAAAAAGAACTCGTTTATAGCACTTTTACTCTTCTTTTTAGGTGTTATGAATGCCATTGTAAGTACAAACAATATAGAGATCTTCTTCTTATTATTTGAATTAACTACACTTTGTTCATATCTTTTAATCCGTTATCGCGGTGATGATATAGCAGTTAAAAACTCTTTAAAAGCTTTATGGATGAACCAAGTCGGAGGTGTAGCAATACTTCTGGCTTTAGTATTCTCAATAAGCACATACAATACTGTCTATTTTTCTGAACTTTTAAAAGTAGTAGATGATAGCTTTTTAATACCAATAATTTTTTTAGTTATAGCTGCTTATGTAAAAGGTGCGGCATTTCCGTTTCAAAACTGGTTGCTTGGGGCTATGGTGGCTCCAACACCAGTGAGTGCTATACTGCATAGTGCTACTATGGTGAAAATAGCTCCTTTTATCGTATTGAAATTATCGACTGCTTTTAGTCCAAGTTTAAGTGTTATGGTGTCTATATTTGCAAGTTTTGTTTTTGTAGGTGCATCTATAATGGCACTAAATCGTGATTTTTTTAAAGAGATTTTGGGTTTATCAACAATAGCTCTATTATCTCTTATGATGGCACTTGCTTCTCTACCAAGTGAAGAAGCTAGATACACAGCTATACTTCTTTTAGTTTTTCATGCTATATCAAAAGCACTTCTATTTTTACAGGCTGGAATTTTAGAAAAAGTTTATCATCTAAAATATATAAGCGATATAGACAACCTGGTTGACCATGCCCCTAGAACGGTATTTTTTATTATTATAGGTTTCGCTTCACTAACACTTCCTCCTTTTGGTGCATTTATAGGAAAATTTTTAGGTATTGAAGCTATAACTCAAGCCATCTCACAAAACCCTCTTTATATATTTACTCTTTTGGGACTTATTGTTGGTAGTGTATTTTTAGTAATTTTATATTTTAAAATTATTACGAAGCTTTTAACTAAAGAGCCGTTTAAAAATATTCTAAAAGAAAAATTAGCTTTTAAATACAAACTAGGCTCAAATATATTATTTATATCACTATTTATAGGTATATTTTTAGTTAGTGCCCTTAATGTAGTTGAGGTATTGATACCTGTGATTCTGATCTTCATAAGTCCGTTTTTACTTAAGTACTTTAGTTTTAAAAGTGCACCTAGGGTAAAAGAGTATAACTGCGGTGAAAAAGGTGATTTTGAAGTCGGTGTATATAATTATGCTCTAAGCTCAAATGTAATCCAAAAAATGATGTATATATCTATTTTTATGATTGTTCTGCATCTGGCAATAGGGGGGGGTATATTAAAATGA
- a CDS encoding GGDEF domain-containing protein: MIKNILKHRFFLSIFGSVIVFSLVFLLILIFRYEENIEEDIFKISTTDIFQITQHKASYIKTILGSSQSYIDEVKSDSALRKQLEENVKNLLTDNIKYAYILYKDKNDVFRFLIDGSEDDEKSFLGQKFDIANNGWFDVYTTKEPVVIKHNILQKLSISYLVPIINKQNVELILAIDFSVDKISDINNIIVMMKTAVVLILLIIFLSLLTLVFQLFRYKHMKKSSFTDRLTNIYNRNYLHEIENSLELSEYILLVLDIDHFKGINDKYGHDAGDKILKELGLIFTNILRLDDDLAIRYGGEEFVLLIKTKSENSEIAIRIVERIFETIQNHKFYIDEEEYIQVTTSIGVNKRPDEQESFADAFKVADLALYEAKNSGRDKIIYSL; the protein is encoded by the coding sequence ATGATTAAAAATATATTAAAACACAGATTCTTTTTAAGCATATTTGGCTCTGTTATAGTATTTTCTTTAGTATTTTTACTAATACTTATTTTTAGATATGAAGAAAATATAGAAGAAGATATTTTTAAAATATCGACTACCGATATCTTTCAAATAACTCAGCATAAAGCATCATACATAAAAACTATTTTAGGTTCTAGCCAGAGCTATATAGATGAAGTGAAATCTGATTCTGCTCTTAGAAAACAACTTGAAGAAAATGTAAAAAATCTTTTAACGGACAATATAAAATATGCATATATACTATACAAAGATAAAAACGATGTTTTCAGATTTTTGATAGACGGTTCAGAGGATGATGAAAAATCTTTTTTAGGTCAAAAATTCGATATTGCAAATAACGGTTGGTTTGATGTATATACAACAAAAGAGCCTGTGGTTATAAAACATAATATTTTGCAAAAATTATCTATAAGCTACTTAGTACCGATTATAAATAAACAAAACGTTGAACTTATATTAGCCATAGATTTTTCCGTAGATAAGATATCAGACATTAACAATATAATAGTTATGATGAAAACAGCTGTAGTTTTAATTCTTCTGATAATTTTTCTGAGTTTACTTACTTTAGTTTTTCAGTTATTTAGATATAAGCATATGAAAAAATCATCTTTTACCGACAGGCTGACAAATATTTATAATAGAAACTATTTACACGAGATAGAAAATAGCTTAGAACTTTCAGAATATATTTTATTAGTACTCGATATCGATCATTTTAAAGGTATAAATGATAAGTACGGACATGATGCAGGAGATAAGATTTTAAAAGAGTTAGGTCTGATTTTTACTAATATATTACGTTTAGATGATGATTTGGCAATACGTTACGGTGGTGAAGAGTTTGTACTTTTAATAAAAACTAAATCTGAAAATTCAGAAATTGCCATTCGTATAGTTGAACGTATTTTTGAAACGATTCAAAATCATAAGTTCTATATAGATGAAGAAGAATATATACAAGTTACGACATCTATCGGTGTAAATAAAAGACCTGATGAGCAAGAAAGTTTTGCAGATGCTTTTAAGGTTGCCGATCTGGCTTTATATGAAGCAAAAAATAGCGGTAGAGACAAAATAATATATTCACTTTAA